A stretch of Thermococcus bergensis DNA encodes these proteins:
- a CDS encoding PRC-barrel domain-containing protein gives MVMRLSKLYGKQIYDTRGYYIGYVDEVLIEIDKGAGRILALGLPGEKVGIPYERVTAIGDIILIEAKKD, from the coding sequence ATGGTAATGAGGTTGTCAAAGCTTTACGGAAAGCAAATATACGACACTAGGGGATATTACATCGGTTACGTTGATGAGGTATTGATAGAGATCGACAAGGGAGCGGGAAGAATACTGGCACTTGGACTCCCCGGAGAAAAAGTTGGAATTCCCTACGAGAGGGTAACCGCAATTGGGGACATAATATTGATAGAAGCAAAGAAAGACTAG